A single region of the Neotabrizicola shimadae genome encodes:
- a CDS encoding ClC family H(+)/Cl(-) exchange transporter, translated as MTEAKRPEDSPRALAALALLAGLGGTVTGAIVSLFLMGLHHASALRDTLLTWFVVHLNGPAAYAGPALMAAFSATCAALAAWLVLRFAQTAAGSGIPHVEAVVDGRLPPAGLRLVPVKFFGGILAIGGGLALGREGPCVQMGAGIAHLTTLVFRRAVVERSLLTAACAGAGLAAAFNAPIAGAIFVLEELVRRFENRLAIAALMASSASILVSRLMLGNVPALNITVDLPDQPLISGIYLAFGMVLGLIAVAYNQTILATQDIAARLPLPPVARAALIGAAVGALAWFLPAVVGGGDSLSQAAIDGHVGLAALPALIAIRFLLGAVSFSAGTPGGLLAPMLALGALIGLWIGHGLSVLLPGLDITPEGFAVVGMAAFFAGSVRAPLTAIVIVTEMTANVAMLLPMLAACAGALILPTVLRNPPIYNALGARLAGAPLRKRD; from the coding sequence GTGACCGAAGCAAAGCGCCCAGAAGACTCACCCCGCGCGCTTGCGGCGCTCGCCCTGCTCGCGGGCCTCGGCGGCACCGTCACCGGCGCCATCGTCTCGCTGTTCCTCATGGGCCTGCACCATGCCAGCGCCCTGCGCGACACACTGCTCACCTGGTTCGTGGTCCACCTGAACGGCCCCGCCGCATATGCCGGGCCCGCCCTCATGGCCGCCTTTTCCGCCACCTGCGCTGCGCTCGCCGCCTGGCTCGTCCTGCGCTTCGCCCAGACCGCCGCCGGCAGCGGCATCCCCCATGTCGAGGCCGTGGTCGATGGCCGCCTGCCCCCCGCAGGCCTGCGCCTCGTGCCGGTCAAGTTCTTCGGCGGCATCCTCGCCATCGGCGGCGGCCTCGCCCTTGGCCGCGAAGGCCCCTGCGTCCAGATGGGCGCGGGAATCGCCCACCTGACCACCCTCGTCTTCCGCCGCGCCGTGGTCGAGCGCAGCCTGCTCACCGCCGCCTGCGCCGGCGCCGGCCTCGCCGCCGCCTTCAACGCCCCCATCGCCGGGGCGATCTTCGTGCTCGAAGAACTCGTCCGCCGCTTCGAAAACCGCCTCGCCATCGCCGCGCTGATGGCCTCGTCCGCCTCGATCCTCGTCAGCCGGCTAATGCTCGGCAACGTCCCGGCGCTGAACATCACCGTTGACCTGCCCGACCAGCCGCTCATCAGCGGCATCTACCTGGCCTTCGGCATGGTCCTGGGCCTGATCGCCGTCGCCTACAACCAGACCATCCTCGCCACGCAGGACATCGCCGCCCGCCTGCCGCTGCCCCCCGTCGCCCGTGCCGCGCTGATCGGTGCCGCCGTCGGCGCGCTGGCCTGGTTCCTGCCCGCCGTGGTCGGGGGCGGCGACAGTCTCTCGCAGGCCGCCATCGACGGCCACGTCGGCCTCGCCGCCCTGCCCGCGCTGATCGCGATCCGCTTCCTCCTCGGGGCCGTCTCCTTCTCGGCCGGCACGCCCGGCGGCCTGCTCGCACCCATGCTGGCGCTCGGCGCCCTCATCGGCCTCTGGATCGGGCACGGCCTGTCGGTCCTGCTGCCCGGCCTGGACATCACGCCGGAAGGCTTCGCCGTCGTCGGCATGGCCGCCTTCTTCGCCGGCTCGGTCCGCGCGCCCCTGACCGCCATCGTCATCGTGACCGAGATGACGGCCAACGTGGCGATGCTCCTGCCCATGCTTGCCGCCTGCGCCGGGGCGCTGATCCTGCCCACCGTGCTGCGCAACCCACCCATCTACAACGCGCTCGGCGCCCGCCTCGCCGGCGCACCGCTGCGCAAGCGCGATTAG
- a CDS encoding cob(I)yrinic acid a,c-diamide adenosyltransferase, with product MVVLSKIYTRTGDAGETALGNGARVPKHSARVSAYGTVDETNATVGLARLEAAGEMDEALKRVSNDLFDLGADLCTPDMEKDAELPYTPLRMVAAQVDRLEREIDAMNTRLTPLRSFVLPGGTRLAAQLHLCRTVCRRAERLVVELAGQEAVNPEAVRYLNRLSDWFFVAGRIANDDGKADVLWVPGANR from the coding sequence ATGGTCGTTCTTTCGAAGATCTACACGCGGACCGGCGATGCCGGGGAGACGGCGCTTGGCAACGGGGCGCGGGTGCCGAAGCATTCGGCGCGGGTCAGCGCCTATGGCACGGTGGACGAGACCAATGCCACGGTGGGCCTGGCGCGGCTGGAAGCGGCGGGTGAGATGGACGAGGCGTTGAAGCGGGTGTCGAACGACCTGTTCGACCTGGGCGCCGACCTCTGCACCCCCGACATGGAGAAGGATGCCGAGCTGCCCTATACGCCCCTGCGGATGGTGGCGGCTCAGGTGGACCGGCTGGAGCGTGAGATCGACGCGATGAACACGCGGCTGACGCCTTTGCGCAGCTTTGTGCTGCCGGGCGGGACAAGGCTGGCGGCGCAGTTGCACCTGTGCCGCACGGTCTGCCGGCGGGCCGAGCGGCTGGTGGTGGAACTGGCCGGGCAGGAGGCGGTGAACCCCGAGGCGGTGCGCTATCTGAACCGGCTGTCGGACTGGTTCTTCGTGGCGGGCCGCATCGCCAACGACGATGGCAAGGCCGATGTGCTGTGGGTGCCGGGCGCGAACCGCTGA
- a CDS encoding chromosome segregation SMC family protein, which yields MRFTRLRLNGFKSFVDPTDLIIHEGLTGVVGPNGCGKSNLLEALRWVMGENRPTAMRGGGMEDVIFAGAATRGARHFAEVALVIDNAERLAPPGFNDADTIEIVRRITRDAGSAYKANQREVRARDVQMLFADASTGSHSPALVRQGQISELINAKPKARRRILEEAAGISGLYARRHEAELKLSGAEQNLTRVDDVLEGLAGQLATLQRQARAAARYREIGEELRRAEGMLLWRRWREAEAAREEAERHLRERLVAAGQAEAAARAAGKAREEREAVLPRLREEEAIAAAVLQRLVVQRDQLGEAEARAQEKIATLRGRIAQLGRDIEREAGLNRDAGETIQRLDWEIEQLLRAHDGHDERLAEAVEAAREAGAALAEREALMSEATEDAARLAARHQSAQRLVAEVRVSVERAEGEAARARETVETAEEALERAGEAMEAAGEAREAAADLAERAESALEEAEAARAATQGRESEARAARSSAEGEANALRAEVAALARLVERESGAGHQMLDRLTVSPGWEKALGAALGDDLRAAEVTEGSGWVALPGYTAVEPLPEGVEPLSTHVTAPPALARRLALIGVVGRDRGAALQAALRPGQRLVSREGDLWRWDGFRAGAEDAPSAAALRLQQLNRLVQLKRDLEDVAARAEGARRAHEALTARLGQLAEADRMAREARRAADARVTEADRALSRAEADRSIAGGKLEAARMAVARFEDEAVSARVRLEQAEAGMAELPDLDAARGAVETARIAVEAARIAMISRRSAQDELRREGEARVRRRQEAMKELSGWKHRLETAEKRAEELGQRREEAEAELDEAMAAPEEIAIKREELSEAIAGAEARRAKAQDALSAAEGALRAAQEAEREAERAGSEAREARARAEARAEAAREAVAVTAERIAEATEMAPADLLASLKADPDKMPDAEVLDTEVARLKRQREALGAVNLRAEEDAKAVSEEHGTLAQEKADLEEAIRKLRQGIAGLNREGRERLLTAFEQVNANFGTLFTHLFGGGEARLVLVESDDPLEAGLEIMAQPPGKKLSTLSLLSGGEQTLTALALIFGVFLANPAPICVLDEVDAPLDDANVTRFCDLMDEMTRRTETRFLVITHHAVTMARMDRLFGVTMAEQGVSQLVSVDLKRAEAMVA from the coding sequence TTGCGCTTTACCCGGCTGCGCCTGAACGGCTTCAAGAGCTTTGTGGACCCCACGGATCTGATCATCCATGAGGGCCTGACCGGCGTTGTGGGGCCGAACGGCTGTGGCAAGTCGAACCTTCTGGAGGCGCTGCGTTGGGTGATGGGCGAGAACCGGCCCACGGCGATGCGCGGCGGCGGCATGGAGGATGTGATCTTCGCCGGGGCTGCGACGCGCGGCGCGCGGCATTTCGCGGAAGTGGCGCTGGTGATCGACAATGCCGAGCGGCTGGCGCCGCCGGGATTCAACGATGCCGACACGATCGAGATCGTGCGGCGGATCACGCGGGATGCGGGGTCGGCCTACAAGGCGAACCAGAGGGAAGTGCGGGCGCGGGACGTGCAGATGCTGTTCGCCGATGCCTCCACCGGGTCGCACTCGCCCGCGCTGGTGCGGCAGGGGCAGATTTCGGAGCTGATCAACGCCAAGCCCAAGGCGCGGCGGCGGATTCTGGAAGAGGCGGCAGGGATTTCGGGCCTTTATGCGCGGCGGCACGAGGCCGAGCTGAAACTTTCCGGTGCCGAACAGAACCTGACGCGGGTGGATGACGTTCTGGAAGGGCTGGCAGGACAGCTGGCCACCCTGCAGCGGCAGGCGCGGGCGGCGGCGCGGTATCGCGAGATCGGCGAGGAACTGCGCCGGGCCGAGGGGATGCTGCTGTGGCGGCGCTGGCGCGAGGCGGAAGCCGCGCGGGAAGAGGCCGAGCGGCACCTGCGCGAGCGGCTGGTGGCGGCGGGGCAGGCCGAGGCGGCGGCGCGGGCGGCGGGCAAGGCGCGGGAGGAGCGCGAGGCGGTCTTGCCGCGGCTGCGCGAGGAAGAGGCGATTGCGGCAGCGGTCTTGCAGCGGCTGGTCGTGCAGCGGGATCAACTGGGCGAGGCCGAGGCGCGGGCGCAGGAGAAGATTGCCACGCTGCGCGGCCGGATTGCTCAACTGGGCCGCGACATCGAGCGCGAGGCCGGGCTGAACCGCGATGCGGGCGAGACGATCCAGCGGCTGGACTGGGAGATCGAGCAATTGCTGCGCGCCCATGACGGCCACGACGAGCGGCTGGCCGAGGCGGTAGAGGCGGCGCGCGAGGCCGGCGCGGCGCTGGCCGAGCGAGAGGCGCTGATGAGCGAGGCGACCGAGGATGCGGCGCGGCTGGCGGCGCGGCACCAGTCGGCGCAGCGGCTGGTGGCCGAGGTCCGCGTCAGCGTGGAGCGCGCCGAGGGCGAGGCGGCGCGGGCGCGCGAGACGGTCGAGACGGCGGAAGAGGCACTGGAGCGGGCCGGCGAGGCGATGGAAGCCGCGGGCGAGGCGCGCGAGGCGGCGGCGGATCTGGCCGAGCGGGCCGAGTCGGCGCTGGAAGAGGCCGAGGCTGCGCGGGCGGCAACGCAGGGGCGCGAAAGCGAGGCGCGGGCGGCGCGGTCCTCGGCTGAGGGCGAGGCCAATGCTCTGCGCGCCGAGGTGGCGGCCCTGGCGCGGCTGGTGGAGCGGGAATCGGGTGCGGGGCACCAGATGCTGGACCGCCTGACCGTCAGCCCCGGCTGGGAAAAGGCGCTTGGCGCGGCGCTTGGCGACGATCTGCGGGCGGCGGAGGTCACCGAAGGCTCGGGCTGGGTGGCGCTACCGGGGTATACGGCGGTGGAGCCGCTGCCCGAGGGTGTGGAGCCGCTGTCGACGCATGTGACGGCGCCGCCGGCGCTGGCGCGGCGGCTTGCGCTGATCGGCGTGGTCGGGCGCGACCGGGGGGCCGCGTTGCAGGCGGCCCTGCGGCCGGGGCAAAGGCTGGTATCTCGCGAGGGCGACCTGTGGCGGTGGGACGGGTTCCGCGCCGGGGCGGAGGATGCTCCATCCGCGGCGGCGCTGCGCTTGCAGCAGTTGAACCGGCTGGTGCAACTGAAGCGCGATCTGGAGGATGTGGCGGCGCGGGCCGAAGGGGCGCGGCGGGCGCATGAGGCGCTGACCGCCCGGCTGGGGCAGTTGGCCGAGGCCGACCGGATGGCGCGCGAGGCGCGTCGGGCCGCGGATGCGCGCGTGACCGAAGCAGACCGGGCGCTGTCGCGCGCCGAGGCCGACCGCTCGATTGCCGGGGGCAAGCTGGAAGCCGCACGCATGGCGGTGGCGCGGTTCGAGGACGAGGCGGTTTCGGCCCGGGTGCGGCTGGAGCAGGCCGAGGCGGGCATGGCGGAACTGCCGGACCTGGACGCGGCGCGGGGCGCGGTGGAGACGGCGCGCATCGCGGTGGAGGCGGCGCGGATCGCCATGATCTCGCGCCGGTCGGCGCAGGACGAATTGCGGCGCGAGGGCGAGGCGCGGGTGCGGCGCCGGCAGGAGGCGATGAAGGAGCTGTCGGGCTGGAAGCACCGGCTGGAGACGGCGGAGAAGCGGGCCGAGGAACTGGGTCAGCGCCGCGAGGAGGCCGAGGCGGAGCTGGACGAGGCAATGGCCGCGCCGGAAGAGATTGCCATCAAGCGCGAGGAACTGTCCGAGGCGATTGCCGGGGCCGAAGCGCGGCGGGCGAAGGCTCAGGATGCGCTGTCGGCGGCGGAGGGCGCGCTGCGGGCGGCGCAGGAGGCCGAGCGCGAGGCGGAACGGGCCGGGTCCGAGGCGCGGGAGGCCCGGGCACGGGCCGAGGCGCGGGCGGAAGCGGCGCGCGAAGCGGTGGCGGTGACGGCGGAGCGCATCGCCGAGGCGACCGAGATGGCGCCGGCGGATCTGCTGGCGAGCCTGAAGGCCGACCCCGACAAGATGCCGGATGCCGAGGTGCTGGATACCGAGGTGGCGCGGCTGAAGCGGCAGCGTGAGGCGCTTGGCGCTGTGAACCTGCGGGCCGAGGAGGATGCAAAGGCGGTGTCGGAGGAGCACGGCACGCTGGCGCAGGAGAAGGCCGACCTTGAGGAGGCGATCCGCAAGCTGCGTCAGGGCATCGCGGGCCTGAACCGCGAGGGGCGCGAGCGGCTGCTGACGGCCTTTGAACAGGTGAACGCCAATTTCGGCACGCTGTTCACCCATCTGTTCGGCGGGGGCGAGGCGCGGCTGGTGCTGGTGGAATCGGACGATCCGCTGGAGGCAGGGCTGGAGATCATGGCGCAGCCGCCGGGCAAGAAGCTGTCCACGCTGTCGCTTCTGTCCGGGGGCGAGCAGACGCTGACGGCGCTGGCGCTGATCTTTGGCGTGTTCCTGGCCAACCCCGCGCCGATCTGCGTGCTGGACGAGGTGGACGCGCCGCTGGACGACGCCAACGTGACGCGGTTCTGCGACCTGATGGACGAGATGACGCGGCGCACCGAGACGCGGTTCCTGGTGATCACGCACCATGCCGTGACCATGGCGCGGATGGATCGCCTCTTTGGCGTGACCATGGCCGAGCAGGGGGTTAGCCAATTGGTGAGCGTGGACCTGAAGCGGGCCGAGGCGATGGTGGCCTGA
- a CDS encoding electron transfer flavoprotein subunit beta/FixA family protein, producing MKVLVPVKRVIDYNVKVRVKADGSGVDLANVKMSMNPFDEIAVEEAIRLKEKGIATEIVVVSIGVKQSQETLRTALAMGADRAILIEAASDVHQDIEPLAVAKLLAAVVKEEQPGLVLAGKQAIDNDMNATGQMLSALLGWAQGTFCSEVAIADGAATVTREVDGGLQVIKVSLPAVLTVDLRLNEPRYASLPNIMKAKSKPLAAKTAADYGVDVTPRLTVVKTVEPAGRKAGVKVGSVDELIAKLKDEAGVI from the coding sequence ATGAAGGTGCTCGTGCCTGTGAAGCGGGTGATCGACTACAACGTGAAGGTTCGCGTGAAGGCGGACGGCAGCGGGGTCGACCTGGCAAACGTGAAGATGTCAATGAACCCCTTTGACGAGATTGCCGTGGAAGAGGCGATCCGGCTGAAGGAGAAGGGCATCGCGACCGAGATCGTCGTGGTCTCGATCGGCGTGAAGCAGTCGCAGGAGACGCTGCGCACGGCCCTGGCGATGGGCGCGGACCGCGCGATCCTGATCGAAGCGGCGTCGGACGTGCACCAGGACATCGAGCCGCTGGCGGTGGCGAAACTTCTGGCGGCCGTGGTCAAGGAAGAGCAGCCGGGACTTGTTCTGGCCGGCAAGCAGGCCATCGACAACGACATGAACGCGACGGGGCAGATGCTTTCGGCGCTTCTGGGTTGGGCGCAGGGCACCTTCTGTTCGGAAGTCGCCATTGCCGACGGCGCGGCGACCGTGACGCGGGAAGTGGACGGCGGGCTGCAGGTCATCAAGGTGAGCCTGCCCGCGGTTCTGACCGTGGACCTGCGGCTGAACGAGCCGCGCTATGCCAGCCTGCCGAACATCATGAAGGCCAAGTCGAAGCCCCTGGCGGCAAAGACGGCGGCCGACTACGGCGTGGACGTGACGCCGCGTCTGACCGTGGTGAAGACGGTGGAGCCGGCGGGCCGCAAGGCCGGGGTGAAGGTTGGCTCGGTGGATGAGCTGATCGCGAAACTCAAGGATGAGGCGGGGGTGATCTGA
- a CDS encoding GNAT family N-acetyltransferase, which translates to MTPYRAEAPFDWPAVLTLIQDSFAFMDGRIDPPSSMHRLTPDDIAAQAQQGGVWVIGQPPIACVFLTVKPGALYIGKLAVARSHRGKGLARALIDTAETRARALGLPMLELQTRVELTENHATFRALGFQETGRTAHPGHDRPTSLTFRRAVSPSTVLPSTAPSEGPT; encoded by the coding sequence ATGACGCCGTATCGGGCCGAAGCCCCCTTCGACTGGCCGGCCGTCCTGACACTCATCCAGGACAGCTTCGCCTTCATGGACGGGCGCATCGACCCGCCCTCCTCGATGCACCGGCTGACACCAGATGACATCGCCGCCCAGGCGCAACAGGGCGGGGTCTGGGTGATCGGCCAGCCACCCATCGCCTGCGTCTTCCTGACCGTAAAGCCCGGCGCGCTCTACATCGGCAAGCTCGCCGTCGCCCGCAGCCATCGCGGCAAGGGCCTTGCCCGCGCGCTGATCGACACGGCCGAAACCCGCGCCCGCGCGCTCGGCCTCCCCATGCTGGAACTGCAAACCCGCGTCGAGCTCACGGAAAACCACGCCACCTTCCGCGCCCTCGGCTTCCAGGAAACCGGCCGCACGGCGCATCCGGGCCACGACCGCCCCACCTCCCTCACCTTCCGCCGCGCCGTTTCACCAAGCACCGTATTGCCAAGCACCGCTCCCTCCGAAGGCCCCACATGA
- a CDS encoding LrgB family protein — MSEFTEIWSYLSRGPLLWLTATLAAYALADAIFRASGRSPFANPVLISVVILGIVLHLSGTPYATYFEGAQFVHFLLGPAIVCLALPLYDNLGRLRRAILPVGAALLAGSLTAMLVTLGLARAFGIDGTLLASLAPKSATAPVAIGVAEHIGGSPTLAAVLAILTGITGAILATPLLNLLRLTDWRARGFALGVTSHGIGTARALQVNPTAGAFAGLGMVLNAVATALLAPLILPVFQ; from the coding sequence ATGAGTGAATTCACCGAAATCTGGAGCTATCTCTCCCGCGGCCCGCTTCTCTGGCTCACTGCCACGCTGGCCGCCTATGCCCTGGCCGATGCGATCTTCCGCGCCTCGGGCCGCTCGCCCTTCGCCAACCCGGTGCTGATCTCGGTGGTGATCCTCGGCATCGTCCTGCATCTCTCCGGCACGCCCTATGCCACCTATTTCGAAGGCGCGCAGTTCGTTCACTTCCTGCTCGGCCCCGCCATCGTCTGCCTGGCCCTGCCGCTCTATGACAACCTCGGCCGGCTACGTCGCGCCATCCTGCCGGTGGGCGCGGCGCTTCTGGCCGGCTCGCTGACCGCGATGCTCGTCACCCTCGGCCTCGCCCGCGCCTTCGGCATCGACGGCACCCTGCTGGCCTCGCTCGCCCCGAAATCCGCCACCGCCCCGGTGGCCATCGGCGTGGCCGAACACATCGGCGGCTCGCCCACCCTTGCCGCCGTTCTGGCCATCCTCACCGGCATCACCGGGGCGATCCTCGCCACGCCGCTCCTGAACCTCCTGCGCCTGACCGACTGGCGCGCCCGCGGCTTTGCGCTTGGCGTCACCAGCCACGGCATCGGCACCGCCCGCGCGCTTCAGGTGAACCCGACCGCCGGCGCCTTCGCGGGCCTTGGCATGGTGCTGAACGCCGTGGCAACCGCCCTCCTCGCCCCGCTGATCCTGCCGGTGTTCCAGTGA
- a CDS encoding twin transmembrane helix small protein, producing MLHDPLFILAAVACLVVLAILMVGVGGFAKGGEFNRKHANRLMRYRIAAQAVAVALIVLFAWLHSRG from the coding sequence ATGCTGCACGATCCCCTGTTCATTCTGGCCGCTGTGGCCTGTCTGGTGGTGCTGGCCATCCTGATGGTTGGCGTGGGCGGTTTCGCCAAGGGCGGGGAGTTCAACCGGAAGCACGCCAACCGGCTGATGCGCTATCGCATCGCGGCCCAGGCGGTGGCGGTGGCGCTGATCGTGCTGTTCGCCTGGCTGCACAGCAGGGGGTAA
- a CDS encoding electron transfer flavoprotein subunit alpha/FixB family protein, which translates to MAVLLLADVNEGQLATDQVAKTVAAVKGLGEVHVLVAGQGGDAAAAEAAKLDGVAKVLFAGDHAYCHGLAESTAALVVSLAPAYEHICGAATAFNKNVMPRVAALLDVMVISDVTAVVDGSTFDRPIYAGNAIQTVTSADAKKVFTVRTAAYTAVGMGGAAPVEAVSGPVAEGSSWVEDRVAASDRPELTSAKIVVSGGRGVGSKESFDLIEGLADKLGAAVGASRAAVDSGYAPNDWQVGQTGKVVAPQLYVAVGISGAIQHLAGMKDSKVIVAINKDEEAPIFQVADYGLVGDLFTLVPELTSKL; encoded by the coding sequence ATGGCCGTTCTTCTTCTTGCCGATGTGAACGAGGGCCAGCTGGCGACCGACCAGGTGGCCAAGACCGTGGCCGCCGTGAAGGGGCTGGGCGAGGTGCATGTGCTGGTGGCCGGCCAGGGCGGCGATGCCGCGGCGGCCGAAGCGGCCAAGCTGGATGGCGTGGCCAAGGTGCTGTTCGCGGGCGACCATGCCTATTGCCATGGTCTGGCGGAATCCACCGCGGCGCTGGTCGTCTCGCTGGCGCCTGCTTACGAGCATATCTGCGGCGCGGCGACGGCGTTCAACAAGAACGTCATGCCCCGCGTGGCGGCGCTGCTGGACGTGATGGTGATCTCGGACGTGACCGCGGTGGTGGACGGGTCCACCTTCGACCGGCCGATCTATGCGGGCAACGCGATCCAGACCGTGACGTCGGCCGATGCGAAGAAGGTCTTCACCGTGCGGACCGCGGCCTATACCGCGGTGGGCATGGGCGGCGCGGCGCCGGTCGAGGCGGTGTCGGGCCCGGTGGCGGAAGGCTCTTCCTGGGTCGAGGACCGCGTGGCGGCGAGCGACCGCCCGGAACTGACCAGCGCGAAGATCGTGGTGTCTGGCGGGCGCGGCGTGGGGTCGAAGGAAAGCTTCGATCTGATCGAGGGCCTGGCCGACAAGCTGGGCGCTGCCGTTGGTGCGAGCCGCGCGGCGGTGGATTCGGGCTATGCGCCGAACGATTGGCAGGTGGGCCAGACCGGCAAGGTGGTGGCGCCGCAGCTTTATGTGGCGGTCGGCATCTCGGGTGCGATCCAGCACCTGGCGGGGATGAAGGACAGCAAGGTGATCGTCGCGATCAACAAGGACGAGGAGGCGCCGATCTTCCAGGTGGCCGACTATGGCCTGGTGGGCGACCTGTTCACCCTGGTGCCGGAACTGACCAGCAAGCTGTAA
- a CDS encoding GFA family protein, which produces MPLTPPITGRCLCGAIRYRIASAPLWQAHCHCESCRRATSSPFTSFFGIRDGTFTWEGEAPATYSSSPGTWRDFCPHCGSPMTYRSDKFPNETHFYAASLDDPAAYEPTLHVHTAEMLPWVHLNDGLPRR; this is translated from the coding sequence ATGCCCCTGACCCCGCCCATCACCGGCCGCTGCCTCTGCGGCGCCATCCGCTACCGCATCGCGTCTGCTCCGCTCTGGCAGGCGCATTGCCATTGCGAAAGCTGCCGCCGCGCCACCTCCTCGCCCTTCACCAGCTTTTTCGGCATCCGCGACGGCACCTTCACCTGGGAAGGCGAGGCCCCGGCGACCTACAGCTCCTCCCCCGGCACCTGGCGCGACTTCTGCCCGCACTGCGGCAGCCCGATGACCTATCGCTCCGACAAGTTCCCCAATGAGACGCATTTTTACGCCGCCAGCCTCGACGACCCCGCAGCCTATGAACCCACCCTGCACGTCCACACCGCCGAGATGCTGCCCTGGGTCCACCTGAACGACGGGCTGCCCCGCAGATGA
- a CDS encoding DUF6473 family protein, translated as MAYAYPRDGALDYFPCRYGSSRLLFRGPRRDLDAPYVAVLGGTEVYGKFVPRPFPDLLEERLGRAVVNLGCVNGGLDAFLNDPDTLDVARHADCAVVQVLGAQNLTNRFYTVHPRRNDRFVAATADLRALYRDVDFTEFTFTRHLVAVLQARSPTRFAAVARELQAVWLDRMARLLNGLNGRRFLLWLGEAPPPSAGQAADPLETAPFVDAAMIRALRPLVDGIIDVRLGQPGQDLSSLAFAPFDATAAATVPGPADHRRIAEALAPMLTA; from the coding sequence ATGGCCTATGCCTATCCCCGTGACGGGGCTCTTGACTATTTTCCATGCCGCTATGGCAGTTCGCGGCTCCTGTTCCGCGGCCCCAGGCGCGACCTCGACGCGCCCTATGTCGCGGTGCTGGGGGGAACCGAGGTCTATGGCAAGTTCGTGCCCCGCCCCTTCCCCGACCTGCTGGAGGAACGGCTTGGCCGCGCCGTGGTGAACCTTGGCTGCGTGAATGGCGGCCTCGATGCTTTTCTGAACGATCCCGACACGCTGGATGTCGCACGCCACGCCGATTGCGCCGTGGTGCAGGTGCTGGGCGCTCAGAACCTCACCAACCGCTTCTACACGGTCCATCCCCGCCGCAACGACCGTTTCGTCGCCGCCACGGCCGATCTGCGGGCGCTCTACCGCGACGTGGATTTCACCGAATTCACCTTCACGCGGCACCTCGTCGCCGTGCTGCAGGCCCGGTCGCCCACCCGCTTTGCCGCCGTCGCCCGCGAATTGCAGGCTGTCTGGCTGGATCGCATGGCCCGCCTCCTGAACGGGCTGAACGGCCGCCGGTTCCTGCTGTGGCTGGGCGAGGCACCGCCCCCGTCGGCAGGCCAGGCGGCCGATCCGCTGGAAACTGCCCCGTTCGTCGATGCCGCGATGATCCGCGCTCTGCGCCCGCTGGTCGATGGCATCATCGACGTGCGGCTTGGACAACCGGGGCAGGACCTCTCTAGCCTCGCCTTCGCCCCTTTCGACGCCACCGCAGCCGCCACGGTTCCCGGCCCCGCCGACCACCGCCGCATCGCCGAGGCGCTGGCTCCCATGCTCACCGCCTGA
- a CDS encoding CidA/LrgA family protein, whose translation MIHAILAILLCQMAGEILSRLSGMPVPGPVIGLVLLATGLSAFPRLRDIVRPVAQSILGNLALLFVPAGVGVIGHLSALASHAGALVVIFLGSTAAAISVGALTFTAVARLSGSRDE comes from the coding sequence ATGATCCATGCCATCCTGGCCATTCTGCTCTGCCAGATGGCGGGCGAGATCCTCTCCCGCCTCAGTGGCATGCCGGTCCCCGGCCCGGTGATCGGGCTCGTCCTGCTCGCCACCGGCCTTTCGGCCTTCCCCCGCCTGCGCGACATCGTGCGCCCCGTCGCCCAAAGCATTCTCGGCAACCTTGCCCTCCTCTTCGTGCCCGCGGGCGTGGGCGTCATTGGCCACCTGTCCGCGCTCGCCTCCCATGCCGGGGCGCTGGTGGTGATCTTCCTCGGCTCGACCGCTGCGGCCATCTCCGTCGGCGCACTGACCTTCACCGCTGTCGCCCGGCTTTCGGGGTCGCGCGATGAGTGA